In a single window of the Candidatus Krumholzibacteriia bacterium genome:
- a CDS encoding ECF-type sigma factor: MSSLPSDITRLLNLAAQGDHAAADAVLPAVVRELRDLANARLARLPAGQTLQPTALVNEVWLRLADGGATEWEGRRHFYFVAARAMRDVLVEVARRKGAAKRGGERQRVTIDEAHLVIESPTDDIVALDRALERLEEIDAQGVQIVMLRFFTGLDVDETARALEVSKSTVERKWRFVRAWLKKELDAGD, from the coding sequence ATGTCCTCGTTGCCCTCCGACATCACGCGACTCCTCAACCTCGCGGCGCAGGGAGACCATGCGGCGGCCGACGCCGTTCTCCCGGCCGTCGTGCGCGAGCTCCGGGACCTGGCGAACGCCCGTCTCGCACGGCTTCCCGCCGGACAGACGCTGCAGCCGACCGCACTCGTCAACGAGGTCTGGCTCCGCCTGGCCGATGGCGGCGCCACGGAATGGGAGGGCCGCCGGCACTTCTACTTCGTCGCCGCGCGTGCGATGCGCGACGTGCTGGTCGAGGTCGCGCGCCGGAAGGGGGCGGCCAAACGCGGCGGGGAACGCCAGCGCGTCACCATCGACGAGGCCCATCTCGTGATCGAATCTCCCACCGACGACATTGTCGCTCTCGATCGCGCCCTCGAACGTCTCGAGGAGATCGACGCGCAGGGTGTGCAGATCGTCATGCTGCGCTTCTTCACCGGACTCGACGTCGACGAGACCGCGCGCGCCCTCGAGGTGTCCAAGAGCACCGTCGAACGCAAATGGCGTTTCGTGCGCGCGTGGCTGAAGAAGGAACTCGACGCCGGGGACTGA
- a CDS encoding type II toxin-antitoxin system HipA family toxin: protein MPRYPAGPLHVLLNGRSVGELGNSRTRRLEFRYAPSWLTWEQAFAISASLPLREEPHRGDAVDAVFDNLLPDDESVRQRIATRTGTRDTDVLNLLRAIGRDCVGALQFLPADEDPGDPGTIDARPVDDDEIASILEHLGSEPLGIDADAAFRISLAGAQEKTALLWHEDRWKLPRGTTATTHILKPPIGRRSDGIDLGDSVENEHFCLRVLAALDLPVAKTRVETFATTRALVVERFDRQWASDGRLLRRPQEDLCQACGIPPARKYEIDGGPGFVEISRVLRASDRPADDQRFFVEAVIANWLLGATDVHAKNFSLALHPRGGFRLAPLYDVVSLQPLFDRGELRRNQVRFALAIGDRRHTILDKIAGRHFEQMERIAGLPDGLVRDVARGLLRKSGRALEVAREETSTVVPEGSIRSIVGGYESRLEGLEAWLADPA from the coding sequence ATGCCGCGGTATCCGGCGGGGCCCTTGCACGTCTTGCTCAACGGGCGTTCGGTCGGCGAGCTCGGGAACTCCCGGACCCGTCGTCTCGAGTTCCGTTACGCACCCTCTTGGCTCACGTGGGAGCAGGCCTTCGCGATCTCCGCGTCGCTCCCACTCCGCGAAGAGCCCCACAGAGGCGACGCGGTCGATGCGGTCTTCGACAATCTCCTGCCCGACGACGAAAGCGTGCGGCAGCGCATCGCGACGCGCACCGGAACCCGCGACACCGACGTCCTGAACCTGTTGCGCGCGATCGGTCGGGACTGCGTCGGCGCCCTGCAATTCCTCCCGGCGGACGAGGACCCCGGCGATCCGGGAACGATCGACGCACGCCCGGTGGATGACGACGAGATCGCGTCGATTCTCGAGCACCTCGGGAGCGAGCCTCTCGGGATCGACGCGGATGCGGCCTTCCGCATCTCGCTCGCCGGCGCCCAGGAGAAGACCGCGCTGCTGTGGCACGAAGATCGGTGGAAGCTTCCGCGCGGCACGACGGCGACGACGCACATCCTGAAGCCCCCGATCGGCCGGCGATCCGACGGCATCGACCTGGGCGACAGTGTCGAGAACGAACACTTCTGCCTGCGTGTTCTCGCCGCCCTCGATCTACCCGTGGCAAAGACGCGCGTCGAGACCTTCGCGACGACCCGAGCGCTCGTCGTGGAGCGGTTCGACCGGCAGTGGGCGTCCGATGGTCGTCTGCTCCGGCGACCGCAGGAGGATCTCTGTCAGGCATGCGGCATCCCGCCAGCGCGAAAGTACGAGATCGACGGAGGGCCCGGCTTCGTCGAGATCTCGAGGGTACTTCGGGCGAGCGATCGTCCCGCCGACGACCAACGATTCTTCGTCGAAGCCGTGATTGCGAACTGGCTGCTCGGTGCGACGGACGTCCACGCCAAGAACTTCAGTCTCGCCCTGCATCCGCGCGGTGGCTTCCGTCTGGCGCCGCTGTACGACGTCGTGTCGCTGCAGCCGCTCTTCGATCGCGGTGAACTCCGCCGGAATCAGGTGCGCTTCGCACTCGCCATCGGCGATCGGCGTCACACGATTCTCGACAAGATCGCCGGTCGACACTTCGAACAGATGGAACGCATCGCCGGCCTGCCCGACGGTCTCGTCCGTGACGTCGCGCGCGGTCTGCTCCGGAAGAGCGGGCGCGCTCTCGAGGTGGCGAGAGAGGAAACGTCGACGGTCGTGCCGGAGGGGTCGATCCGAAGCATCGTCGGTGGCTACGAGAGCCGGCTGGAGGGTCTCGAGGCCTGGTTGGCGGATCCCGCGTGA
- a CDS encoding helix-turn-helix domain-containing protein, which translates to MDTSLRDEKQLGSALRRLRRRAGLTQQELGRRAGLRQATISSLEGGAGATRLSTVIAVLAALDLELVLRSRVRHAERSLEELF; encoded by the coding sequence ATGGACACCTCTCTTCGTGACGAAAAGCAGCTCGGCAGCGCCCTCCGGCGTCTGCGGCGTCGCGCAGGGCTCACCCAGCAGGAGCTCGGCCGCCGCGCCGGTCTGCGGCAAGCGACGATTTCCAGCCTCGAGGGCGGGGCAGGCGCCACGCGCCTGAGCACCGTGATCGCCGTGCTCGCGGCCCTCGATCTGGAACTCGTGTTGCGATCGCGGGTCCGCCATGCGGAGCGATCGCTCGAGGAACTCTTCTGA
- a CDS encoding serine/threonine-protein kinase, producing MDRERHERLEELFHRALEVPGEQRAAFLDDVCGTDTALRAELEALLAEDAGADEVIRPTAIIEREAAAPETIGPYRVIETLGEGGFATVYSAWQEEPVRRKVAVKVLKPGLDSKAVLTRFEAERQVLARMDHPSIARVYDAGRTEDGRPYFVMELVDGPDIVRYADHERLDVESRVVLMIDVCRAVQHAHQKGIIHRDLKPRNVLVTTVDDRPLVKVIDFGIAKAVSPDLGSTLVFTTHGQFVGTPEYCSPEQADPGNLDVDTRADVYSLGVLAYELLTGTLPFPRESLMRAGLAEVLRVLREETPPRPSTRVSTAGGDLDSITSSRKTDERALTRRLRGELDWILLKALEKERTLRYETANGLAMDLRRFLDGDVVLAGPPSVGYRLRKTLRRYRVAVTVTGAFIGVLVAFAAVMTVQAQRIAVARDEAEREARTAERTASFLGGLFEYSDPGESRGRVLSSRELLDLGAEKIDEDLQDEPLVRANLLVTLGQVYRRIDEAPRAVDFLEQAVALREQHLGDDALETIYARASLVGAYIAADRFGHAIPLAERNVTDQARLRGATDRSVLRARHSLANLYLGASRVDDAIALYGEVWEVRRRVLGDDDKDTLYAQYGLANAHVENGRDDLAEPLMREALERLRVVRGEDHHNTLMIMAAMGRLDARQGRTERAIALLEEALAGQIAVYGEASSVVRGTRTALENVRSGRTRD from the coding sequence GTGGACCGAGAACGCCATGAACGGCTCGAGGAACTCTTCCACCGGGCCCTCGAAGTGCCCGGGGAGCAGCGCGCCGCCTTTCTCGACGACGTCTGCGGCACCGACACCGCGCTGCGCGCCGAACTCGAGGCTCTGCTCGCCGAGGACGCCGGCGCCGACGAAGTGATCCGCCCCACCGCGATCATCGAGCGCGAGGCGGCGGCACCGGAGACGATCGGTCCCTACCGCGTGATCGAGACGCTCGGCGAGGGCGGATTCGCCACGGTCTACTCTGCCTGGCAGGAGGAGCCGGTCCGTCGCAAGGTCGCGGTCAAGGTGCTCAAGCCGGGACTGGACTCGAAGGCGGTGCTCACACGCTTCGAGGCCGAGCGACAGGTCCTGGCGCGCATGGACCACCCCTCGATCGCGCGCGTCTACGACGCGGGTCGTACCGAGGACGGCCGCCCCTACTTCGTCATGGAGTTGGTCGACGGCCCCGACATCGTCCGCTACGCGGACCACGAACGCCTCGACGTCGAGTCCCGCGTGGTGCTGATGATCGACGTCTGCCGCGCCGTCCAGCACGCCCACCAGAAGGGGATCATCCACCGCGACCTCAAACCCAGGAACGTGCTCGTGACGACGGTCGACGACCGTCCGCTCGTGAAGGTCATCGACTTCGGCATCGCCAAGGCGGTGTCGCCGGACCTGGGGTCGACGTTGGTCTTCACCACGCACGGTCAGTTCGTCGGTACCCCGGAGTACTGCAGCCCCGAGCAGGCCGACCCCGGCAACCTCGACGTCGACACGCGGGCCGACGTCTACTCGCTGGGTGTCCTCGCCTACGAACTCCTCACGGGCACCCTGCCCTTCCCGCGCGAGTCCCTGATGCGAGCCGGTCTGGCCGAGGTGCTGCGCGTCCTCCGCGAGGAGACCCCGCCTCGGCCGAGCACCCGCGTGAGCACCGCGGGCGGCGACCTCGATTCGATCACGTCCTCGAGGAAGACCGACGAGCGCGCGCTCACGCGCCGACTGCGCGGCGAACTCGACTGGATCCTGCTCAAGGCCCTGGAGAAGGAACGTACCCTTCGCTACGAGACCGCGAACGGGCTGGCCATGGATCTACGACGCTTCCTCGACGGCGACGTCGTCCTCGCCGGCCCGCCGAGCGTGGGCTACCGGCTGCGCAAGACCCTGCGGCGCTACCGCGTGGCCGTCACAGTGACGGGCGCGTTCATCGGAGTGCTCGTCGCCTTCGCCGCCGTCATGACGGTACAGGCGCAGCGCATCGCCGTCGCGCGCGACGAGGCCGAGCGCGAGGCCCGCACCGCCGAACGCACGGCGAGCTTCCTGGGCGGTCTCTTCGAGTACTCCGACCCCGGCGAGTCGCGCGGGCGCGTCCTGTCATCGCGGGAACTGCTCGACCTCGGCGCGGAGAAGATCGACGAGGACCTGCAGGACGAGCCGCTCGTGCGGGCGAATCTCCTGGTCACCCTCGGTCAGGTCTACCGCCGGATCGACGAGGCGCCGCGTGCGGTCGACTTCCTGGAGCAAGCCGTCGCCCTGCGCGAGCAACACCTCGGCGACGACGCACTCGAGACGATCTACGCGCGGGCCAGCCTGGTGGGCGCCTACATCGCCGCCGACCGCTTCGGCCACGCGATCCCCCTGGCCGAACGCAACGTCACGGACCAGGCGCGCCTGCGCGGAGCGACGGATCGAAGCGTCCTGCGCGCCCGCCACTCGCTCGCGAATCTGTACCTCGGTGCGAGCCGTGTCGACGACGCGATCGCGTTGTACGGAGAGGTGTGGGAGGTGCGGCGCCGCGTGCTCGGCGACGACGACAAGGACACCCTCTACGCGCAGTACGGCCTCGCCAACGCCCATGTCGAGAACGGGCGCGACGACCTGGCAGAGCCGCTGATGCGCGAAGCACTCGAGCGTCTGCGCGTCGTCCGCGGCGAGGACCACCACAACACGCTCATGATCATGGCCGCGATGGGGCGGCTCGACGCGCGCCAGGGCCGCACCGAACGAGCGATCGCTCTGCTCGAGGAAGCGCTCGCCG